One window from the genome of Eriocheir sinensis breed Jianghai 21 chromosome 7, ASM2467909v1, whole genome shotgun sequence encodes:
- the LOC126995290 gene encoding uncharacterized protein LOC126995290: MDRWGVRHVVTSPHYPQSNGHAEAAVKTVKHLIMKVAPSGNIDCEEFDRGLLELRNTPNFTGRSPAQILFGRPLRSCVPAHPHSFSEDWQAKAEDCDRRAAARAKDSTARYDQHAHPLPRLKIGQHVRIQDPTSHRWDKVGVIMGIGRLRTYEVRLPNGRVYWRNRRFLRPVQYPSEESLPQRESDGDDPPAEPRRSARLQRKQSARD; encoded by the coding sequence ATGGACCGATGGGGAGTCCGGCATGTAGTCACCTCCCCGCACTACCCACAGTCTAATGGTCATGCCGAGGCCGCAGTGAAGACCGTCAAACATCTCATAATGAAGGTAGCGCCCTCCGGCAATATTGACTGTGAAGAGTTCGACCGAGGTTTATTGGAACTTCGCAACACTCCCAACTTCACTGGACGCTCACCGGCCCAGATCCTCTTCGGACGTCCACTAAGATCTTGTGTCCCTGCCCACCCGCACTCCTTCTCCGAGGACTGGCAGGCCAAGGCTGAAGACTGCGACCGCCGTGCAGCTGCCCGTGCCAAGGATTCTACAGCTCGGTACGACCAGCATGCCCACCCTCTTCCTAGGCTGAAGATTGGCCAGCACGTCAGGATCCAGGACCCGACATCCCACCGCTGGGACAAGGTCGGGGTCATTATGGGCATCGGCAGGTTGAGGACCTATGAAGTGCGTCTCCCTAATGGCCGGGTGTATTGGCGGAATCGTCGCTTCCTCCGCCCTGTGCAGTATCCCAGTGAAGAGTCCCTTCCCCAGCGTGAATCCGACGGTGATGACCCGCCTGCTGAGCCCCGTCGATCTGCAAGACTCCAGCGCAAGCAGTCCGCTCGAGATTGA